CCGCCGTGCAAACATGACGATGGGCTCCGCCACCGTCGTCGGTAAGTACGCGCGCGTAGGCTGTGATTTCCTTTCATTTCCTTCCGCAATCGATCCTTCCCCCACCGTTACTGCATTATTGCAGTGCCCCGCAACTTCCGGCTGCTGGAGGAGCTGGAGCGCGGCGAGAAGGGCATCGGCGACGGCACCGTCAGCTACGGCATGGACGACGGGGACGACATCTTCATGCGCTCGTGGACAGGAACCATCATAGGCCCCCTCAACGTACGTTCCATCTCATGATCTCGTCATGCCGACCGTGCGGTGGATAGTGTAAACATTCAGACATGCATGTTTTCTGATCGATGATGATCATGCTTTGCTCTTGCTCCGCATGCGTCAGTCGGTGCACGAGGGCCGCATCTACCAGCTGAAGCTCTTGTGCGACAAGGATTACCCCGACAAGCCACCCACCGTGCGCTTCCACTCCAGGATCAACCTCACCTGCGTCAACCCGGACACAGGCCTCGTACGTAACAGCACAACTTCATTCGATTCTTCCTTAATCCATCCTCCTCCGATCCTAACCAACTGAGATAGATTATTGTTCCTATTTATGCTATCAACTATTTAATTGACATCTTGATGATATGCGTGCACGCACAGGTTGAAGGCAAGAAGTTCCAGATGCTGTCCAACTGGCAGCGTGAGTACACGATGGAGCACATCCTGACGCAGCTCAAGAAGGAGATGGCGGCGCCGCACAACCGGAAGCTGGTGCAGCCACCGGAAGGGACCTTCTTCTGCGCCGCACAAGAAGAttaactatatatatatatatatatatgattgATTTGCACGAACCTATCTACACGTACGTAAGATCGATCGAGTCAGCATGCTGCAGCTACTCATCAGAGATCActagaaagaagaaaaaaactGAGATGATATATGGATGTTGCTGCTAGGATATATACATTCGCTTGTAGCTACTCTCGCTGTCAGTATACCACCGTGCGTATGTCCATATACTTATTAATCACTTTCAGTATGTTCATATATTAATTCTAAAATACTTCAAGGGATATGTATGAAAAATCTCaaaagcatccctattttttaaatatatcatgattatacattaatactagtatataaaaataagtaTGTCCATACATTCATATATGGTCACATACTTAAAGTATATACCATCACAGATGGTCTACTATGATCACATATATCCCGTACATACCTTTTGTTGGGTCAGATACGTCCTAAATCATGAGATACATATATAGAAGTAGCTAATAGCACGTGTAGAATGTATATATAGGAAAAATCCATTCTACACGCACTTGTAGCTCTAAAAGGGGAAGAAGGAGCTTGAACCTGCGGTTGAGAGTACCTCTGGGCATATTGCGCTGGGGAAACCTCCGAGGAAACCCACTGCTAAATCGACGGCCAGCCGGGCGGGGGCTCAAAAGAAGAAAATTGCTAACCCAAGTAAGTATTCATTTGAAATTGCTGATTGTAACATGGGGAGTTCGGCTTTCATGAAGGCTCTGAGGGCGACTAAGCGTAGTGTGCCTTGGGGAGGTTGGGAGTAGGGGGCGGCCCATAGAGATTGATATCGAGCAATTTGGCTCTTTGCGCGCAGGCCCTGGTAATGTCGGTGCAGGCCCTGATAATGTCGGTGCTGTGATTTTAGATCTCCATCGGAAGCCGAGTGCGCCGCCCCGTATGGTGAACTTGGCTGATGATGAGAGCATGAGGAAGCCCCGAAGGTCCCCTCGAAGGTTGTGATGCCTTCAGAGATTACGTCGGGTGGGACTAAACTGGTGGCATCGCAGAAGGTTCAAGACTTTCCTGAAGGGATGACTCTGTCGGTGCGCTCGCCTGGGTTCGGCGTTGATGAAGAGGCACCTTTGGAGGAGGCAAAATTGCCTGAGTAACGTGTGCCTTGAAAGTTTACGGAGCTAGGTAAAATTCCGACGACTCACCGTCTTCCTTTTCAAGGTCCTGATATTGACCCATATCTTCGTTATGCACTTAAAGTAGATGTTGCAAAACTTATGTCCGAGCTTGGCGATGTTGTTGGTGGGACGTCCTCCGGCGCTGAGGCATCTGCACAGGCTGTTACCTTTGCTCAAGCGGGGGCCCTTCCGAAGAGTTCGATTATTTCAATGTCAGAGGTTGTTGCTTCAATGTTCCTGCTCGTTGCTCTTACTGTTGTCATCGTTGCTAAATCTTTTGTAActtgtagagttcaacaagggCTTGGGAGCTTATGGTACCGAGTCATTGGACCACATTCCTACATCCTTATGTTTGAAGGTAAGGTAATTTTCTTTTCGGGTGTCTGTGTAGTCCGCTTTGGCGATGACTGGACGGTGCGCTTGTTTTGTGCAGACTTTGCTGGCGAGTCGAGACGTCGCTCATAGCGCCAAGAGAGATGGCGAAGCTCAAATTAAACAGCTCTATCGAGAACCTTCTCATGACTATGGTGAATCAAAGGTTGAAAGAGGAGATCAAGATATTAGAGGACTTACGCATCCTTTTGCATGACCGGGTCGAGGGTTTGACAAAGCAAGTAAAGCAACGAGAATCTGCTATTGGGTTAGAATGATGGGATTTTAGAGAAGGTTCGCTCCAAATAGACTATATATATATTGTTTTGTTATAAAGCACCTGGGTGTATTTTTATAGAGAATGCACCCACCCTCTCAGTTGCAATTATGACAATTCTAGTTGCAACTGGATTGTGTCCAGTTGTAATCGGATTGGTTTGAGTTGCAACCAGTTCGTGTCCAATTGCAACCGGATCGGTCTGAGTTGCAACTGGTTCGCGTCAAGTTGCTATTAGTTCCGTCCAGTTGCAATTGATCTATTCTTCCCGTTACAATCGACGTAGTCTGTAGGTTGCAAGTGTATGGTGGGTGATATTTTATACAGAGAATGCACCTTGTTGCATTTTAGCCTCATCGTATGTATAtgtgtctatatatatatatatatatatatcccaaTTTCTTCGTGAGCTGATCGAAGAGGCTGTGTGTATACTTGCGGAGTACGGAGTGTATAACTTGATGTTCCTGGTGCGTTAGTTGTCGATCTGCACGTGTTTGGTTTGTACTCTGATGATTGGAACTGAAGAAGGAACAGACGCCTGCCTGCGGTGGTCATTTGTGTGTTGAGCGTGTGCTACTTTTTATTGGAACGAAGTGAGGTGAATGTGGTTGGGTTGATCAGTTTGGTGAGGAAATTGCTTGCACGGGGCTTTCTTTCATGTGGACGGACGTTCGGCTTGGGCGCAAGCATGGTTGCATATACATGTCCAGGTTCAGGAATTTGTGCACGCGCTGCAAAACGGCGGCCAGCCCAGCCGCCGGCCTGTTGATTGCAAGTGGAATCGCACTTTCTGGGTGTGGTGGTAGGATCCTGCCCTGATCACTTGCTCAGCTAGCGGTTTCCATCCAGCCCGCCCAGCCGGTGCCaaccatttattttattttatggTCGATTCGATTTTGAAAAATTTTAAAAATCAGATGACCGAATCAAGAATTCAGCTAACTATGGGGTCTTGATTCTGAGATCATCTAACTTTAAAATTTTTCAAAATCGGATCTTTAAACTTGGACATAAACTGAAACAAACGAGTTGTCCCGTGCCGCCACCGGCGATCCGATTTTCTGCCGGAATAAGGAAAACATATTTTCAGTCAAAATTTTAACCCTACTTTCCGTATGGTGCCTGGCTCACCTACCACGCACGGAGGAGGGAGTGGCAAGACGCGGTCGACGCTGACCGTCCATCTGCGAGTGGAGTTGTTAATACAGGGTCAATTGCGGTGGCTGCAGCACCGAGGAAGCTCTACTCCAACTCCTACGGCTACTACTACGGCGGGGGTGGTGCAGTGCAGGGGCGACGCTGACGTCCCCGCGTTTTGTTCGTTCCGTTACACTGACGTTGACACATACTATTAGAAAAGTGACTAAAAGTAAAGTGGTTAAATTTTAGTCACTTCTGTTTTGATCAAGTAACTAAAATTTTAAATAAAGTGATTAAAATGAAGGGCAAATCTTCTCAACTTCTCCTTTTAACTTCTTTTAGCGGGCTAATGTTGCCGTGTTCCACGTGCGTCCAGGCCGCCTCCGACAGAGGCAGCAGAGCGGAGGCGAGTGCGAAGTAGAGATAGAGATGACTGGAGAGACTGAATGGCTGCCGAGTGCCGACCGGGTCCTCGCCGACGACGAGTCCGCCGCGGTCTGGTCAtgctgccgcgcgcgctggTTTCGCTTCCCGTTTGTTTGCGCCTGCCACGTTCGGCCCCCCTTCCTTCTCCTCTGACGGCTGTTCGACTGTTCGGATACAGATACTAATATTTAATACTAATTAAAGAAAGTAAAAATAAGCTAactataaaattaattatatagTTGGGGCTggggctaattcacgagacgagtATCaatcattagcatatatttactaTAGCATAATattatcaaatcatggactGATAAGACTTAAtgaattcgtctcgcgaattattCAATagattttataattaatctatatttaatatttcttaGTATCCAAACGTGTCCATACCATGAGGCCGATGCCAAGTTTATTTCCCAAAGAATCATAAGCGGCTTCCGTCGGCAAGAAACGCATCCGGCCCGGCATGTCCATCCCTATTCACCCAAGCGTGCATCCGTGCTGTTTTCCATGGCCTGGTTAGCTCTAGATTGGCAGCATTCATTCAATATATGGATGGAGCCCGCATCAAATTAGAATTACTTAAAGCAACTCCAGTCAAAATGGATACTTCTTCGATGCTTTCAAATTTGCTTCAAAAACTTGAATATTTTTTGGTGCcttgaaaagaaaagggaaaccGGCCTGCTCAGGTCTGGTCGGTCAACCTGGACGCGCGCCACCCAATCATTATTCCTGGTCGCACGCCATAAACGCGtcgtgcccccccccccccccccccccccccccccgctgtcGATCCCTCCCTTGTCGCCGCGCAGCACGAATCTCCGCGCGCCCGCCGGCCTGCCGCGTTCCTTCCCCGCACCCTCCTGCCCGGACCCGTTCCCTCCCCCCCGCCACCCCGTCCCTCCTCCTATAAAACCCCGGCGGCCATGGACACGGGACGGAATTCAAATCTCTCTCGATTCTATTCGGCAATTAACAATTGGATCGAATCCCCCCGACCGGAAGAAACAGAATTAAGACGAAGATGCCTTCCGAGGAtttcgccgccggcggccggaggcagaagaagcaccaccaccaccaccagctgcaGATCCGGGAGGTTTGGGCGGACAACGTGGATCGCGAGTTCAAGCTCATCCGCGCCGCCATCGAGCACTTCCCCTACGTGTCCATGGACACCGAGTTCCCGGGGGTCATCCACCGCCCCGCCAAGCACCCCGCCGCCATGACCCCCGCCGAGCGCTACGCCCTCATCAAGGCCAACGTCGACGCGCTCCACCTCATCCAGGTCGGACTCACCTTCGCCGCCTCCCCCACCGCCCCGCCCGCGCTCGCCTTCCAGGTCAACCTCCGCGAGTTCGACCCGCGCCTCCACCGCCACGCCCCGGACTCCGtcgccctcctcgccgccagcgGCGTCGACCTGGCCGCGCACCGCGCCAGGGGCGTCAGCGCGCGCGCCTTCGCCGCGCTGCTCATGTCCTCGGGCCTCGTCTGCAACCCGGAGGTGGCGTGGGTCACCTTCCACTCCGCCTACGACTTCGCCTACCTCGTCAAGATCCTCATGGGCCGCAAGCTGCCGAGGTCGCTGCCCGAGTTCCTCAAGTACGTGCGCGTCTACTTCGGGCCCGAGGTCTACGACATCAAGCACATGATGCGCTTCTGCGGCCTCTACGGCGGGCTCGAGCgcgtcgccgccgcgctccaggtgcagcgcgcggcggggcggtgcCACCAGGCCGCCTCCGACAGCGTGCTCACCTGGGACACGTTCAGGCAGATGAAGAGCCTCTACTTCGCCAAGGAAGGAAGCCTCCAGCTCTGCGCCGGCGTGCTCTTCGGACTCGAGCTCCAAGAGGACGCCAAGCTCAGATGAACACCAGGcattctctttcttttcttgtaCAGAGCAGCCCCCATCTGCTCCTCTCCCGAAATGAATTCGTTCGGGGACAAAAAATAATTAAATGAACAgtaagagagagaaaagaatggTTCTTTGATTGGTTATAGTTTGGTTGCGTCTCCGATTTATTATTGTGAATGATCGAGCGCTGGAAGAACGACGGACGATTCCTCTGTTCCGCTGAAAACAAGTCCTGCACTCCAGAGTCCAGAGCTGGAGCAGGACAGGACATGCCAAAGGCCGTGACACTGAAGCAGCAGCACTTGGTTGGGCTGACAGCAGAGAGACGACAGCGCCGTTGGCGTTTGACCGGCCAGGCCCCCGTGGAATGTTTGGACGAGCGCGTGGGGTGGTGGGGGCGGGGGGAAACCGAACGGAAAAGGCGACGCCGACGCTGCTCCAGATTCCACTCCCATCCCGTATCTTCCCTGCCCTGGCTGGACTCTGCAGCGCGTACCAGCAACAGGTAGCAGCTAGCTGTGTATAAACTATTCTTTCTTCGACTGCTGCTGAAAATGAAGGAAGAGGAGAGTGCCAATGCAAGGGACGTGATTGAGCTACGTACGACGGGTGCCGGTTCAAACTGTTACGACAAAAGGTGCGCACTTGAATACCCGTCGTCAGCCATGCATGGAGCATTTTGTGCTTTGCTGCTCGCTGCTGGCCAACCCGTGCCCGCTCAAGTGTGCAGGCAGCAAATGATATATAGGATCCAAATAGTTGAGGTTTATACAAAATTTTTGACTGCATTCTCATCTTGAGCACGgagatttttctttttttgataaAAAAGCACGGAGGTTGACATGGTGAATGCAGAGCGGAAATGCAACTTTGCTACACTGGGAGGGACTGTTCCCTGTCTCCATACACGATCACGATTTTGTTGTCTGGCACACTCACAGCTCAACCCATCGGATCAGACAGACGTGAGATCTCACTACACCCATGTCATGTGGGTTGCTTGCCTTGAGATATACATGCAAGCGACAGCATGCAGGCTGATGACGCACGCTCAGCTCACccgctcctctctctctctgttcttttTCCCCCTCGTGCAAGATACTACTATGTCAGCTCTCCTGCTAGCGAGAAGGGTCTGTCTGCCCCCAACCTTGGATCTTGGTGGCCAACCGATCCACAATCCACTTTGGATTGAGCCCAGCAAATGATCAAAAGCCCAGATGCGTCCTATGGAATGGCTACAAAACACGGCCATTTTGGTGAGATCAGAGGCAAGATTCGATGCCCTCTCTTTTTTTATTTCCCCAGGTTTCCCTGTGTAGCTGTCGTGTCCATGCAGTGGATAGCAGGCAAGGAATAGTATACACTACAGTGGAGACATCAGACATGTTTCGTATTATTGCATCCCATCATTTGCAATTGCCGCTGCCTTTGCCCCCATTTAAAAATCAGTCGTGATTAGCAAACAGGAAAGCTTCATCATTGATCTGGCAAAAGGGTGTGCACATCGACACAGTACTTTGGGAGTCCTCCTTTTGCTACCCTTGCAGCGCAGGCGATCTGACAACAACAGTTCCTTTCTAGACCCCTGCTTGCCCCTGGGAAACCTGCATCTATGCATGTTTCACAGCAGTGGATCTGTTATTGTTAGCAAGAGGCCTACGGTCTACGGACACTGCAACAGCACATCTTTCTCTTTCATGATTTATTGCAGACTTCTTTCCTAAATACTGAGAAGTGTAAATTGGCGTATCAAAACTAAATTCCCCTCCTTGAAACATTTCAAAACTAAATTCCCCTCCTTCCTTGTTTCATAAATACTGAGAAGTTAAATTGGCGTATCAAAAAGATGATCTGACAGATTATTTGCGGGCAGGGAATGCATTCAAACAAATAGGTCTCCAATTTTATTTGAGGGGGTATAAGTCTCCAATTTTACTCCGTGTAAAATCAATCAATTTAGAACGTGAAGCATGCGCCTGAGGATACTGTGTCTCCTGCAGCATCTAGCGTGTGGATTACGCGATGGAAAGCTGCTCCACATAGCATCAGACAATCTGAGACCTGCTCCCCTCAAAAATtggaaaacaaaacaaaaggcGTCTGAGATGTGCTCTTGCATGATCTTACTGTCACCAATACTGTTGCGAACAGTTCTGCATACAGGCTTTCACCTACAGTCACCTGGGCTTGTCCTCTGCAGGCTGCGGCATCCTGCAGTAATACAGGTAGGCAATGGCATCCGCTTGCCGCCGACCATAGTACAACGTCGATATCTGCCAGTAATTTAATCACCTGTCATTCAGTAATTCAATGCAACTACAAAGATGCGAGAGGCGATAACAGGCTGGTTGCCCAAGATAACAACACCCGGCTAAAACTGAATGATATGAGCTCCTGGCCATGCCCAGGCATGGAGCTCTGTTAGATTAGTCgatgcgtcgcattcaggacaaCGCCGCGGTCTCCTCTTGTCGCCAACTTCATGTTGTGCAATGCAAGTCTATGCAAGCGTCAATTATTTCAACTCTCTTCTGTATAAGATCCTGGAGAAGATTTTGCTGCCTTTGTACGGCATGAGTTAGTAGTAAGGTCAATCTCACAGCCTCACTGGATGGTGTGATTTTCTGATGGGCATGCATGAGCCTATGCTGCATCGGTAGTAGAATGTTGGGGAAGACTTCATAAAAATTTGATCCTTGCAGATAAAATTACTCGAGGATCACTATTAACTAGTACATTCCAGTCACCTACTGAGTAGAAAGGATCTTAGCGGAGTATCACATTGATAAAGTGTCACAATGCAATTTTCTTGGTTCAGAATTCAGATGGACCTGTCCTGTGCTTGCTTGGACCTGCATGGCGTATCTGATACAGGGACGCGAATGAT
The sequence above is drawn from the Panicum hallii strain FIL2 chromosome 7, PHallii_v3.1, whole genome shotgun sequence genome and encodes:
- the LOC112899995 gene encoding probable CCR4-associated factor 1 homolog 11, encoding MPSEDFAAGGRRQKKHHHHHQLQIREVWADNVDREFKLIRAAIEHFPYVSMDTEFPGVIHRPAKHPAAMTPAERYALIKANVDALHLIQVGLTFAASPTAPPALAFQVNLREFDPRLHRHAPDSVALLAASGVDLAAHRARGVSARAFAALLMSSGLVCNPEVAWVTFHSAYDFAYLVKILMGRKLPRSLPEFLKYVRVYFGPEVYDIKHMMRFCGLYGGLERVAAALQVQRAAGRCHQAASDSVLTWDTFRQMKSLYFAKEGSLQLCAGVLFGLELQEDAKLR
- the LOC112898957 gene encoding ubiquitin-conjugating enzyme E2 variant 1C-like, whose product is MTMGSATVVVPRNFRLLEELERGEKGIGDGTVSYGMDDGDDIFMRSWTGTIIGPLNSVHEGRIYQLKLLCDKDYPDKPPTVRFHSRINLTCVNPDTGLVEGKKFQMLSNWQREYTMEHILTQLKKEMAAPHNRKLVQPPEGTFFCAAQED